In Methylotenera mobilis JLW8, the following are encoded in one genomic region:
- a CDS encoding TonB-dependent receptor: MSLYRKSSKGLLSFKLKTIPLIILSTFSQYGQAEENSSKNNAATSLTQPSVDDVNEIGSVNVGKSVVLPSVSTKYGANKKILLSGKVSDANAVGTSPAAKEYAKSLADDKGKNDLPIGIELQDIQVRAKRLYEIGPLRGLSLTKEEIPGNVQSITAKEIKDSHALSISDLMNSKLQSVNVNDYQSNPFQMDVSYRGFTASPQIGTAQGLSVFLDGVRVNEPFGDVVNWDMLPLNALSGLDVFPGSNPIFGLGTLGGALSMRTKSGFDAKEGTIEALGGSFNRKQIQGSVGGNNGVIAGFVAANIFNEDGWRDNSPSKVNQLFAKGEWRNDKVQIGLSTLYAGNDLIGNGVLPAEMARQDPSKVFTSPDQTKNKLLQFQLTGLWDVTDTFNVTGQIYKRSSNRKSKTSDINQDFGGYATRRPAPGEQVIPGYADINNDGLPDYNAVPFNIAADANGNALDTNGERLYLDDGSANSLSNGIPLVGSNFNALAHANQGMTVGADGVTPIPSWTYNPILNTVDYSTQPVSGFFNAALPSTYYQFAVNYWQNKANIAPGNSQYGDPHPQTGASNTYAIIGGAVSGNYTDGSGYYVLLVPFGVVNAAEALNPDGSSKFTGSDKDNSVYESVPILPVLDSNGLPIQRDGGGKQADGTIGGGAGYVVGTPNAIITNTNINQVSDGAALQLNWNLEKHKFMIGASYDAADTTYTSSQMLGLFDASHRGALAPDRLGYEFYAATHPISMNDFKGDSITKSVYFSETWTPVETFSLTGAARYNYTTINNYLATNNILGIKGANAFLNTIDEAQVCHDLDGDGVVEGSECQAGLDNFIVPFSPERTGGKGGMRAGEHEEFHYYSFNPSLGATWQANPNTNIYGNWSRGARTPTVIELGCAFDDSPVLYYTDPVTGEKKYRARSLSENRFCSLPSAMSGDPYLKQVRSETVETGIRGKLTENIEWNASVYRTDLQDDIYFVAFRPERSFFQNIGDTRRQGLEMGLKGKVGKATFALNYSLTDATFQSDFRMGSPHNSEAGTVQNYAGCNGSFRPPECDAISDYQQIKVKKGNRMPGVPLHNLNASVSYEVTPDWKIGLTAIIHSEAFVRGNENNAHRQGAAKPIQDICNTSGTDFQCMVARPDFKDSGKTPGYAVFNFNTSYKITKGLTAGLQINNLFDRTYYSGGRLGINAFAPSIRGAIDPVSGFNYNSRDWTNSTFLATGAPRSAYFTLTYDFDIGK, from the coding sequence ATGAGTTTGTACAGAAAATCGTCTAAAGGTTTATTGTCTTTTAAGTTAAAAACCATCCCGCTAATTATCTTATCTACGTTTTCACAATACGGTCAGGCTGAAGAAAACTCATCTAAAAATAATGCCGCTACTAGCCTTACTCAACCATCAGTTGACGATGTCAATGAAATTGGTAGTGTTAATGTTGGTAAATCTGTGGTTCTGCCCTCGGTTTCCACAAAGTATGGTGCCAATAAAAAGATATTGCTATCAGGAAAGGTGAGTGATGCTAACGCAGTTGGCACGAGTCCTGCTGCTAAAGAGTATGCGAAATCTTTGGCTGATGATAAAGGCAAGAATGACCTGCCAATAGGTATTGAGCTTCAGGATATTCAAGTTCGAGCCAAACGCCTTTATGAAATAGGCCCGTTGCGTGGTTTATCACTCACTAAAGAAGAGATTCCAGGCAACGTACAAAGTATTACTGCTAAAGAAATTAAAGATTCACATGCATTAAGCATCTCCGACTTAATGAACTCCAAGCTGCAGTCTGTCAATGTGAACGACTATCAAAGCAACCCATTTCAAATGGATGTGAGCTATCGTGGATTTACTGCTTCACCGCAAATCGGCACCGCACAAGGTTTGAGCGTGTTTCTGGATGGTGTACGTGTGAACGAGCCATTTGGCGATGTAGTGAACTGGGACATGCTGCCGCTTAACGCTTTATCTGGATTAGATGTTTTCCCAGGTTCCAACCCTATCTTTGGTTTAGGTACGCTGGGTGGCGCATTATCTATGCGTACCAAGAGTGGTTTTGATGCTAAAGAAGGCACCATTGAGGCTTTGGGTGGCTCGTTTAACCGCAAACAAATTCAAGGTAGTGTCGGTGGCAATAATGGCGTGATTGCTGGTTTTGTTGCCGCTAATATTTTTAATGAAGATGGTTGGCGTGACAATTCACCTAGTAAAGTGAATCAATTATTTGCCAAGGGTGAATGGCGCAATGACAAGGTGCAGATTGGATTATCTACGCTGTACGCAGGTAATGACCTGATTGGTAATGGTGTGTTGCCAGCAGAGATGGCGCGTCAAGACCCTAGCAAAGTTTTTACCAGCCCGGACCAAACTAAGAATAAATTGCTGCAATTTCAACTCACTGGTTTATGGGATGTAACGGACACCTTTAATGTTACAGGGCAAATCTACAAGCGCAGCAGCAATCGTAAGAGCAAAACGTCAGATATTAATCAGGATTTTGGTGGCTACGCTACAAGAAGACCGGCCCCTGGCGAGCAAGTTATTCCAGGCTATGCAGATATCAACAATGATGGCCTGCCTGATTATAATGCCGTTCCATTCAACATTGCGGCGGATGCCAATGGCAATGCTTTGGATACCAATGGTGAACGACTTTACCTAGATGACGGTAGTGCTAACAGTCTTTCTAACGGCATACCACTTGTGGGCTCAAATTTTAATGCGCTTGCCCATGCTAATCAGGGTATGACTGTAGGTGCGGACGGTGTAACACCTATTCCTTCTTGGACCTATAACCCAATACTTAATACGGTTGATTATTCAACTCAACCAGTATCAGGATTTTTCAATGCTGCGTTACCAAGTACCTATTATCAGTTTGCTGTTAATTATTGGCAAAACAAAGCAAATATTGCACCTGGCAATTCTCAATATGGTGATCCCCATCCGCAAACTGGAGCGTCAAATACATACGCAATAATAGGTGGCGCTGTCTCTGGCAACTATACGGATGGTAGTGGGTATTATGTGCTATTGGTGCCGTTTGGCGTGGTCAATGCTGCTGAAGCACTCAACCCTGATGGTTCAAGTAAATTTACCGGTTCAGATAAAGATAATTCAGTATATGAAAGCGTACCTATTCTTCCGGTGTTGGATAGCAATGGCCTTCCAATTCAACGTGATGGAGGTGGCAAACAAGCCGATGGCACCATAGGTGGAGGGGCAGGCTACGTAGTTGGTACGCCCAATGCGATTATCACTAATACTAATATCAATCAGGTTAGTGACGGTGCCGCGCTTCAACTGAATTGGAATCTGGAAAAACATAAGTTCATGATAGGCGCATCCTATGACGCTGCTGATACCACCTACACTAGTAGCCAAATGCTGGGCTTGTTTGATGCTAGTCACCGCGGTGCTTTAGCACCAGACCGCTTGGGTTATGAGTTTTATGCCGCTACGCATCCAATTTCAATGAACGACTTTAAAGGTGACTCCATTACCAAAAGCGTGTATTTCAGCGAAACTTGGACACCAGTTGAAACATTCAGCCTAACAGGTGCTGCACGTTATAACTACACCACCATTAACAACTACCTAGCTACCAATAATATTCTTGGTATTAAAGGTGCCAATGCTTTTCTTAATACAATAGACGAGGCTCAGGTGTGCCATGATCTTGATGGTGATGGAGTGGTGGAAGGTAGTGAATGCCAGGCTGGCCTCGATAACTTTATTGTGCCATTCTCACCGGAGCGAACCGGAGGAAAAGGTGGTATGCGCGCAGGGGAGCATGAGGAGTTCCATTATTATTCTTTTAACCCTTCTTTAGGTGCCACTTGGCAAGCCAACCCTAATACCAATATCTATGGTAACTGGAGCCGTGGTGCACGCACCCCTACCGTGATTGAGTTAGGCTGCGCATTCGATGACTCACCGGTGCTTTACTACACTGACCCAGTCACTGGAGAAAAGAAATATCGTGCTAGATCCCTTTCAGAGAATCGCTTCTGTAGCTTGCCTAGCGCAATGTCTGGCGACCCTTATTTAAAACAGGTTCGATCAGAAACTGTTGAAACTGGTATTCGAGGCAAGTTAACGGAAAATATTGAATGGAATGCCAGCGTATATCGTACGGATCTGCAAGACGATATTTACTTTGTAGCATTCCGCCCGGAACGTAGTTTTTTCCAAAATATCGGCGATACACGACGCCAAGGCTTGGAAATGGGTTTGAAAGGTAAGGTCGGTAAAGCCACCTTTGCACTGAATTATTCGTTGACGGACGCAACATTTCAGTCCGATTTCCGTATGGGTAGTCCACACAATAGCGAAGCTGGCACTGTCCAGAATTACGCGGGGTGCAATGGTAGTTTCCGTCCTCCAGAATGTGATGCAATAAGTGATTATCAGCAAATTAAAGTGAAAAAGGGTAACCGCATGCCTGGTGTTCCCCTTCATAACTTGAATGCTAGTGTGAGTTATGAGGTCACCCCCGATTGGAAAATTGGCTTAACAGCAATAATACACTCCGAAGCATTTGTACGTGGCAATGAGAATAACGCACACCGTCAAGGGGCTGCTAAACCCATACAGGATATATGCAATACAAGCGGTACTGATTTCCAGTGCATGGTAGCGCGTCCAGATTTTAAAGACTCAGGAAAAACGCCAGGCTATGCAGTATTTAACTTCAATACCTCTTACAAAATTACAAAAGGATTAACAGCTGGCTTGCAGATTAATAACTTGTTCGACCGCACTTATTACAGTGGGGGGCGCTTAGGCATTAATGCCTTCGCACCATCTATTCGTGGTGCCATCGATCCGGTAAGTGGTTTTAATTACAACTCAAGAGACTGGACTAACAGCACCTTCTTGGCGACGGGCGCACCGCGCTCTGCCTACTTCACATTGACGTATGACTTTGATATAGGGAAGTAA
- the gspG gene encoding type II secretion system major pseudopilin GspG has protein sequence MKQTKSTQHGFTLLELLVVMVIIGLLAGYVGPKYFAQIGKSEVKTAKAQIDSLEKAIDQYRLDNGHYPSTDNGLSALNEAPANEAKWQGPYLKKKVPNDPWGKPYQYKMPGEHGEYDLWSLGSDGMSGGTAEAADVVNWE, from the coding sequence ATGAAACAAACAAAATCAACACAACATGGCTTTACCTTGTTGGAGCTATTGGTCGTCATGGTCATTATTGGTTTGCTTGCTGGCTATGTAGGGCCTAAATACTTTGCCCAGATTGGTAAGTCTGAAGTGAAAACGGCTAAGGCTCAGATCGATTCTTTAGAAAAAGCCATTGATCAATACCGCTTAGATAACGGCCATTACCCAAGCACAGATAATGGATTATCCGCGCTTAATGAAGCGCCGGCAAACGAGGCCAAATGGCAGGGGCCATACCTAAAGAAAAAGGTACCTAACGACCCGTGGGGTAAGCCTTACCAGTACAAGATGCCAGGTGAGCATGGGGAGTATGACTTATGGTCATTGGGCAGCGATGGTATGAGTGGTGGGACTGCTGAAGCTGCTGACGTAGTGAACTGGGAATAG